In a single window of the Paenibacillus sp. MMS20-IR301 genome:
- a CDS encoding biotin transporter BioY, with protein sequence MKKWTTRGLIFSALFAAVMIALSYLKISLPFSTVPITMQTLAVMLAGSILGARYGSLSVLIVIGLTAAGFRAMGGSGGLSVLTGPTAGYIFSWPFVAYLIGFFAQRFKHNKYTFAKLLMVNILFGVLLVYPGGVWWLAHSLDMNSLAKALTAGMWPFIPGDLLKAVLCSAVVTAVWKVYPIERILNSDAGGWAEGDKSTVSR encoded by the coding sequence ATGAAGAAATGGACGACTCGCGGCCTGATATTCAGCGCCTTATTCGCCGCAGTTATGATAGCCCTGAGCTATTTGAAGATCTCACTGCCCTTCTCCACTGTGCCTATTACGATGCAGACGCTGGCAGTCATGCTGGCCGGCTCTATCCTGGGTGCCCGCTACGGATCACTCTCGGTACTGATCGTAATTGGACTTACAGCAGCAGGCTTCCGGGCGATGGGCGGAAGCGGCGGGCTTTCCGTGCTGACCGGCCCGACGGCAGGTTATATTTTCTCCTGGCCGTTCGTGGCTTATCTGATCGGCTTCTTCGCCCAGCGCTTCAAGCATAATAAATATACCTTCGCTAAGCTGCTGATGGTCAATATCCTCTTCGGTGTATTGCTTGTTTACCCTGGAGGTGTATGGTGGCTGGCTCATTCTTTGGATATGAACTCGCTGGCAAAGGCGCTGACTGCAGGCATGTGGCCGTTCATTCCCGGAGATCTGCTTAAGGCGGTCTTATGCTCGGCGGTAGTAACCGCGGTCTGGAAGGTCTATCCGATCGAACGTATTCTGAACAGTGATGCCGGGGGCTGGGCCGAAGGGGACAAATCCACGGTCAGCCGGTAA
- a CDS encoding alpha-amylase produces the protein MKRNHTMMQFFEWHVAADGEHWKRLAQMAPELKAAGIDSVWVPPVTKAVSAEDTGYGVYDLYDLGEFDQKGTVRTKYGTKQELVDAIAECLKNGIAVYVDLVMNHKAGADETEVFEVIEVDPNDRNKDISQPFEIEGWTKFNFPGRGDEHSAFKWNHTHFNGTDFDAKGSRTGVFRIDGTHKGWNQNVDDEFGNYDYLMFANIDYSNEEVKNEMLAWGKWLVDTLQCSGYRLDAIKHINHEFIKEFAAEMKKKRGEDFYIVGEFWNSNLEACREFLNTVDYQIDLFDVSLHYKLYSAALGGRDFDLRHIFEDTLVQTHPLNAVTFVDNHDSQPHEALESWVGDWFKQSAYALILLRRDGYPVVFYGDYYGIGGPAPVDGKKEAIDPLLCARHSKAYGDQDDYFDHPNTIGWVRRGVTEIEGSGCAVVISNGDNGEKRMFVGEQRGGENWTDLTRNRGESVTIGEDGWAVFPANGGSVSVWALPDPETGADDAD, from the coding sequence ATGAAGAGAAACCATACGATGATGCAGTTTTTTGAATGGCATGTTGCGGCTGACGGAGAGCACTGGAAACGGCTGGCCCAAATGGCCCCGGAGCTGAAGGCGGCGGGAATTGATTCTGTATGGGTCCCTCCGGTGACGAAGGCAGTCTCTGCCGAGGATACCGGCTATGGTGTCTACGATCTGTATGACTTGGGTGAATTCGATCAAAAAGGAACTGTACGCACGAAATACGGAACGAAGCAGGAACTGGTCGACGCCATTGCCGAGTGCCTGAAGAACGGCATCGCCGTCTACGTCGATCTGGTCATGAATCACAAGGCCGGGGCTGATGAGACAGAGGTCTTCGAGGTCATTGAGGTTGATCCGAATGACCGCAATAAGGATATTTCCCAGCCGTTCGAGATTGAAGGCTGGACCAAATTTAACTTCCCGGGACGCGGCGATGAGCATTCCGCCTTCAAATGGAATCACACCCACTTCAATGGCACTGATTTCGATGCCAAAGGCAGCCGTACCGGCGTATTCCGGATTGACGGCACCCATAAAGGCTGGAATCAGAATGTCGATGATGAATTCGGCAACTACGACTATCTGATGTTCGCCAATATTGACTACAGCAATGAGGAAGTCAAGAATGAGATGCTGGCGTGGGGCAAATGGCTGGTTGATACGCTGCAGTGCAGCGGCTACCGCCTGGATGCGATCAAACACATCAACCATGAGTTCATCAAGGAATTCGCGGCGGAAATGAAGAAAAAGCGCGGCGAGGACTTTTACATCGTCGGTGAATTCTGGAATTCCAATCTGGAGGCCTGCCGTGAGTTTCTGAACACTGTTGATTACCAGATCGACCTGTTCGATGTATCGCTGCATTACAAGCTGTATTCCGCTGCCCTCGGGGGCAGGGACTTTGATTTGCGGCATATTTTTGAGGATACGCTGGTGCAGACGCATCCCCTGAATGCCGTGACCTTCGTAGACAACCATGATTCCCAGCCGCATGAAGCGCTGGAGTCATGGGTCGGCGACTGGTTCAAGCAAAGTGCCTATGCGCTGATCCTGCTGCGTCGGGACGGCTATCCGGTCGTCTTCTACGGGGATTATTACGGTATTGGCGGGCCTGCTCCGGTAGACGGCAAGAAGGAGGCTATCGATCCGCTGCTCTGTGCACGCCACAGCAAAGCCTACGGTGATCAGGATGACTACTTCGATCATCCAAACACCATCGGGTGGGTGCGGCGCGGCGTCACGGAGATTGAAGGTTCTGGCTGCGCTGTAGTAATCTCGAACGGAGACAACGGAGAGAAGCGGATGTTCGTCGGTGAGCAGCGGGGCGGCGAAAACTGGACTGATCTCACCCGTAACCGCGGAGAGTCGGTCACGATAGGGGAAGACGGCTGGGCGGTATTCCCGGCGAATGGCGGAAGCGTCTCAGTCTGGGCTTTGCCTGACCCGGAGACCGGAGCGGATGACGCGGATTGA
- a CDS encoding DUF72 domain-containing protein: MIKIGLTGFGDHEELYGKLKPADRLSAYSAHFSIVEIDSSFYAVQPVRNYIKWVDQTPAQFRFIVKAYQGMTGHLRSNKNYYDTTEEMYRAFHTSIAPVRDAGKLAMTLFQFPPWFDCTKDNVAFLREAKQRMRDVPAAVEFRNDSWYSPELRSRTLQFLEHEGWIHTVADEPQAGSGSIPIVPVATRPDITYVRLHGRNVAGWSQSSHPDWRALRYLYRYSTEELTEWRTRLLALEQSCKEIYVVFNNNSAGDATPNAKELQSLLGIDGGLAPRQLDLFS; encoded by the coding sequence ATGATTAAGATCGGGCTGACCGGCTTTGGCGATCATGAGGAGCTGTACGGCAAACTCAAACCGGCCGACCGGCTCTCTGCATATAGTGCACATTTTTCCATCGTTGAAATCGACAGCTCCTTCTATGCAGTTCAGCCGGTCAGGAATTACATCAAATGGGTAGACCAGACACCCGCGCAGTTCCGGTTCATAGTGAAGGCCTATCAGGGAATGACCGGACACCTGCGCAGCAACAAAAATTATTACGATACCACGGAGGAAATGTACCGCGCCTTCCATACCTCCATTGCCCCCGTGCGCGATGCCGGCAAGCTGGCGATGACGCTGTTCCAATTCCCGCCCTGGTTCGACTGCACCAAGGACAATGTCGCGTTCCTGCGCGAGGCCAAGCAGCGGATGCGGGATGTGCCTGCAGCGGTTGAATTCCGCAACGATTCCTGGTACAGTCCGGAGCTGCGCAGCAGAACCCTGCAGTTTCTTGAACACGAGGGCTGGATTCATACGGTAGCCGATGAACCACAGGCCGGTTCAGGCTCCATTCCAATTGTTCCGGTTGCTACCCGGCCCGATATCACCTATGTCCGGCTGCACGGCCGCAATGTTGCCGGATGGAGCCAGAGCAGCCATCCCGACTGGCGCGCACTGCGCTATCTGTACCGCTACAGCACGGAAGAGCTGACTGAATGGCGTACCCGGCTGCTTGCGCTGGAACAGAGCTGTAAGGAAATCTACGTCGTTTTTAATAATAATTCTGCCGGGGATGCCACCCCCAACGCCAAGGAGCTGCAATCACTGCTTGGCATTGACGGCGGACTCGCCCCGCGCCAGCTCGATTTGTTCTCATGA
- a CDS encoding histidine kinase N-terminal 7TM domain-containing protein — translation MQSMISNYIIIVSISGVLSTLLALFAYYRKTEFSGLNAFIVSSAASAIYTFGFALELSGSNMREIGLWIKLEYLGMPYIAPSSLLMIMHFVGLERLISKKMLTILYSVPVISTLLVWTNEYHHLFYQSIYFREGAPTPLVDVVMGPWYIVQGSLTFGCMLTGMCLIVWRWSRMRRVYFRQMLIIFIGQFLPALGAFLYLVDLTPYGIDPVPVIMSITSTLYIWAILSRGMLTAAPIARENLFESMRDGVLVMDLADKLVDYNRAAAEMLPDLSAAAIGRPLAQLFLSAGQEAVDYVMNSSPHDTEEQELAWNTGGEIRYYQIRSSPVQKQDDHLAGRMIMLIDVTERTLLQEKLLQLATIDSLTGIYNRTHFMALSRQLLREAAEEASPFSIILLDIDFFKSINDRYGHQYGDMALQHVVDVCSRHLREGDVFGRYGGEEFVLSLPGTSLKQAAGISDLIRSDLERSVFYTLSGPVNITASFGVTEAGPSNGSLEELLSEADHALYASKRGGRNAVHLSSGSSIVHFTSV, via the coding sequence ATGCAATCCATGATTTCAAATTATATAATTATCGTCTCTATTTCAGGTGTGCTGAGCACATTACTCGCGCTGTTCGCCTACTACAGGAAGACTGAATTTTCCGGCCTCAATGCCTTCATCGTAAGCTCAGCCGCTTCCGCCATATATACATTCGGCTTCGCCCTGGAGCTGTCCGGAAGCAACATGCGGGAAATCGGGCTGTGGATCAAACTGGAGTACCTTGGAATGCCCTATATAGCTCCCTCAAGTCTGCTTATGATTATGCATTTCGTAGGTCTGGAGCGGCTGATCTCCAAAAAAATGCTGACCATTCTGTATTCAGTACCCGTAATCTCCACCCTGCTTGTATGGACTAACGAATATCATCATCTGTTCTATCAGTCGATTTACTTCCGCGAAGGTGCTCCTACCCCTCTCGTGGATGTCGTTATGGGCCCCTGGTATATCGTCCAGGGCAGCCTGACCTTCGGCTGTATGCTGACCGGTATGTGCCTGATTGTATGGCGGTGGAGCCGGATGCGCCGGGTATACTTCCGGCAGATGCTGATTATCTTCATTGGACAGTTCCTGCCCGCATTAGGCGCATTTCTCTATCTGGTTGACCTGACTCCTTACGGAATAGATCCCGTGCCCGTCATTATGAGCATCACCTCGACTCTGTATATCTGGGCTATTCTCTCGCGCGGCATGCTTACCGCAGCCCCGATTGCCCGGGAGAATCTGTTCGAGAGCATGCGTGACGGTGTGCTGGTTATGGACCTGGCGGACAAGCTGGTGGACTATAACCGGGCTGCGGCTGAGATGCTGCCGGACCTCAGTGCTGCTGCGATCGGCCGGCCGCTGGCCCAGCTGTTTCTGTCCGCCGGCCAGGAGGCTGTTGATTATGTCATGAATTCCAGCCCGCACGACACCGAGGAGCAGGAGCTGGCCTGGAATACAGGCGGCGAGATCCGTTATTACCAGATCCGCTCCTCCCCGGTCCAGAAGCAAGATGATCACCTGGCGGGACGGATGATTATGCTGATTGATGTCACAGAACGGACTCTGCTTCAGGAGAAGCTGCTGCAGCTTGCCACCATCGATAGTCTTACCGGCATCTATAACCGGACACATTTCATGGCGCTGAGCCGGCAGTTACTGCGGGAAGCAGCGGAAGAGGCTTCACCTTTCTCCATCATTCTGCTCGATATCGATTTCTTCAAGAGTATTAATGACCGGTACGGGCATCAATACGGGGATATGGCTCTGCAGCATGTGGTGGATGTATGCAGCCGGCATTTGCGTGAAGGTGATGTGTTCGGGCGTTACGGAGGTGAGGAGTTCGTCTTAAGCCTGCCCGGCACCAGCCTGAAGCAGGCGGCCGGCATATCCGATCTTATCCGCAGTGACCTTGAGCGGAGTGTATTCTACACATTGTCCGGACCGGTCAATATCACGGCAAGCTTCGGTGTAACCGAGGCCGGCCCCAGCAATGGTTCACTGGAGGAATTGCTCTCTGAGGCCGACCATGCCCTGTACGCTTCCAAGCGGGGCGGACGCAATGCCGTGCATTTATCCAGCGGCTCCTCTATTGTCCACTTCACGTCAGTGTAA
- a CDS encoding ABC transporter ATP-binding protein: MSLVATKIPEIQLENVEMRYRAETADVLALHQVSLNIAKGEFVSLLGPSGCGKTTLLRLMADLITPTAGNIMVAGKSAKEARLARKYGIVFQSPVLYDWRKVKHNIMLPLELMGVKKSEREDKALELLDLVGLQGFADKYPWQLSGGMQQRVAIARALSMEPEILLMDEPFSALDEFTRERLNEELLSVWSKVRSTVVFVTHSIPESIFLSDRVFVLSPHPGRLSAVVDIPLPRPRTAEMRNSPQFFELIARIRDSFEGV, from the coding sequence ATGTCATTAGTTGCGACGAAGATTCCTGAAATACAGCTGGAAAACGTTGAAATGCGTTACAGGGCCGAAACGGCCGATGTGCTTGCACTGCATCAGGTAAGCCTTAATATTGCCAAAGGGGAGTTTGTTTCTTTGCTGGGGCCTTCCGGATGCGGAAAAACTACACTGCTGAGATTGATGGCAGATCTTATAACACCAACCGCCGGGAATATTATGGTAGCAGGCAAAAGTGCAAAAGAGGCCCGGCTGGCCCGGAAGTACGGAATAGTATTCCAGAGTCCGGTGCTCTATGACTGGCGGAAGGTCAAACATAATATTATGCTGCCGCTTGAACTGATGGGCGTGAAGAAGTCCGAGCGTGAAGATAAGGCGCTGGAGCTGCTGGATCTTGTCGGTCTTCAGGGCTTCGCAGATAAATATCCCTGGCAGCTCAGCGGAGGGATGCAGCAGCGTGTAGCCATTGCCCGGGCGCTGTCGATGGAGCCGGAGATTCTGCTCATGGATGAACCGTTCTCTGCGCTGGATGAGTTTACCCGTGAGCGATTAAATGAAGAGCTTCTCTCTGTCTGGAGTAAAGTCCGGAGCACCGTTGTCTTCGTTACGCACAGCATCCCGGAATCGATCTTCCTGTCGGACAGGGTGTTTGTCCTGTCTCCGCATCCCGGGAGGCTGTCGGCGGTTGTTGATATTCCGCTGCCGCGTCCGCGTACAGCAGAGATGAGGAACAGCCCGCAGTTTTTTGAACTGATCGCCCGCATCCGCGACAGCTTCGAAGGGGTGTAG
- a CDS encoding ABC transporter permease: MKQNNAFMRGRLLPLLVWIFGLLVIWETVSWWLLNVARTPLAQSKLPYVHEVASTLWKYSGTLLKEGGATFGNAGVGFLIGALAGVLLAVLMSLSRTIEQLAFPYAIASQMIPVLGLAPIIYGIVRDEQVSRIIISGYITFFPVALNMLRGLRSVDPSALELMHSYAAKPWAVYWKLRFPAALPGLFSGLKIAAPLAVTGAILVELMGAQHGIGVIMLRNLYYGPSHTYMFWSTVLVGALLGMASYWLMSLAERLAAPWQPEFRPKGGGQ, translated from the coding sequence ATGAAGCAGAACAATGCCTTTATGCGGGGACGTCTGCTGCCGCTCCTCGTCTGGATCTTCGGCCTGCTGGTAATCTGGGAGACTGTCTCCTGGTGGCTGCTTAACGTGGCCAGGACACCGCTGGCCCAGTCCAAGCTGCCGTATGTGCATGAAGTGGCTTCTACCCTGTGGAAGTACAGCGGTACTTTATTGAAGGAAGGGGGAGCGACCTTTGGCAATGCAGGTGTCGGGTTTCTGATTGGAGCGCTGGCAGGTGTACTGCTAGCTGTTCTGATGAGCCTGTCCCGGACCATTGAACAGCTAGCGTTCCCGTATGCCATTGCTTCGCAGATGATACCGGTCCTGGGGCTTGCGCCGATTATCTACGGCATAGTACGCGATGAGCAGGTGTCGCGGATTATTATCTCCGGCTACATTACCTTCTTTCCGGTTGCGCTTAATATGCTGCGCGGTCTGCGGAGTGTTGATCCTTCGGCGCTGGAGCTGATGCACTCGTATGCTGCGAAGCCCTGGGCTGTATACTGGAAGCTGCGTTTCCCGGCGGCACTGCCGGGACTGTTCAGCGGGCTGAAGATTGCGGCCCCGCTGGCCGTAACGGGGGCTATCCTTGTTGAGCTGATGGGTGCGCAGCACGGCATCGGTGTCATCATGCTCCGTAACCTTTATTACGGCCCGTCGCATACGTATATGTTCTGGTCCACTGTACTGGTCGGTGCGCTGCTCGGTATGGCCAGCTACTGGCTGATGAGTCTGGCAGAACGTCTGGCGGCTCCCTGGCAGCCGGAATTCCGTCCGAAGGGAGGCGGCCAGTGA
- a CDS encoding ABC transporter permease, whose amino-acid sequence MKSSPVLDAGPAASAGKGADSIQFSSAEHPQHSPNNVNLTEPLQQNNPRRSMKLLNRGVFLPLLAGVAFLLLWEYQVFHKIFDLKKYQLPLPSAIAEAMRDNFSLLISYTGYTLAEAVLGMLIGSACGFLIALAATAWPRWGGGSLTMVAALNAVPIVALAPIMNLWFGDGIGSRAAIVTATTMAAMAINAYKGMAAVDPLALDLMHSYAAGKPAVFRYLRIRSSLPYVFTALKINATASMIGAIVGEFFFSSRGLGYLLSNSIKVAKMPLGWSCIVLAAIAGVVFYLVVERLEKVFIRWHPSRRS is encoded by the coding sequence ATGAAGAGCAGTCCTGTGCTGGATGCCGGACCCGCCGCTTCTGCCGGTAAAGGGGCTGATTCTATTCAGTTTTCTTCAGCCGAGCATCCTCAACATTCTCCTAACAACGTTAATCTGACAGAACCTCTACAGCAGAACAATCCACGAAGGTCTATGAAATTGCTGAACCGCGGTGTGTTTCTGCCTTTGCTGGCCGGAGTTGCATTCCTGCTCCTCTGGGAGTACCAGGTGTTCCATAAGATCTTTGATTTGAAAAAGTATCAGCTGCCGCTGCCCTCAGCCATTGCGGAGGCGATGCGGGATAACTTCAGCCTGCTGATCTCCTACACCGGCTATACCCTTGCGGAGGCGGTTCTCGGCATGCTGATCGGTTCGGCCTGCGGCTTCCTGATTGCCCTGGCCGCAACCGCCTGGCCCCGCTGGGGCGGAGGCAGCCTGACGATGGTGGCCGCGCTGAATGCTGTGCCGATCGTGGCGCTTGCTCCGATCATGAATCTCTGGTTCGGCGACGGCATCGGCTCGCGGGCCGCTATTGTTACAGCGACCACCATGGCGGCGATGGCGATCAACGCCTATAAGGGCATGGCGGCTGTAGATCCGCTGGCGCTCGATCTGATGCATTCCTATGCAGCAGGCAAGCCGGCGGTATTCCGCTACCTGCGGATTCGCAGCAGCCTGCCTTATGTATTCACTGCCCTGAAGATCAATGCCACGGCAAGTATGATCGGAGCGATAGTCGGGGAGTTCTTCTTCTCCTCGCGGGGGCTTGGGTATCTGCTCTCCAACTCTATCAAGGTGGCGAAAATGCCGCTCGGCTGGTCCTGTATCGTGCTGGCAGCCATCGCCGGAGTTGTCTTTTATCTGGTTGTGGAGCGCCTGGAAAAGGTGTTCATCAGGTGGCATCCCTCCCGGCGGTCGTAG
- a CDS encoding ABC transporter substrate-binding protein, which translates to MKGKKSKFHGGLMVAAVITMVSLLAGCGGNNNAPAAGSGSAAATASPEAAATAAPAADPVTVKLQLKWVPQAQFAGYFLAQDKGYYAEEGLNVEILPGGPDIVPEQQVAGGSADIGVDWVASLLTSQEQEMPLVQIAQIFQKSGLVLVSKKDAGISTPADLKGKKVGNWMGGNEFEILALFDKYKLDSNKDLNFTKQGFTMDQFLGGEIDAASAMTYNEYQVVLESGVKAEELNVIDMNDEGVAMLEDNLFANKEWLEANRETAAKFVRASLKGWADAIADPEAAVDSVMKLAEEGSTTREHQLTMMTEVAKLIQPEGFDASKMGYTDAAAFQQTADIALKFGVIKAAADVNAAYTNEIVEMAAQ; encoded by the coding sequence ATGAAGGGTAAGAAGAGCAAATTTCACGGCGGGTTAATGGTGGCGGCGGTGATTACGATGGTTTCATTGCTGGCAGGCTGCGGAGGGAATAACAATGCTCCGGCAGCCGGGAGTGGCAGTGCGGCAGCCACAGCTTCGCCGGAAGCGGCGGCAACTGCTGCACCGGCGGCCGATCCGGTCACGGTGAAGCTGCAGCTCAAATGGGTGCCGCAGGCACAGTTTGCCGGGTACTTCCTGGCCCAGGACAAAGGCTATTATGCCGAAGAAGGGCTTAATGTGGAGATTCTGCCCGGCGGCCCGGATATCGTGCCTGAGCAGCAGGTTGCCGGCGGTTCGGCTGATATCGGCGTGGACTGGGTAGCGAGTCTGCTGACCAGCCAGGAGCAGGAAATGCCGCTGGTGCAGATCGCCCAGATCTTCCAGAAGAGCGGGCTGGTGCTGGTCTCGAAGAAGGATGCTGGGATCAGCACACCGGCAGATCTGAAGGGCAAGAAGGTCGGCAACTGGATGGGCGGCAATGAGTTTGAGATTCTGGCTCTCTTTGATAAGTACAAACTGGATTCTAATAAGGATCTGAACTTCACCAAGCAAGGCTTCACGATGGACCAGTTCCTCGGTGGCGAAATTGATGCGGCATCAGCCATGACCTACAACGAATATCAGGTTGTGCTGGAATCGGGCGTCAAAGCAGAGGAGCTGAATGTAATTGACATGAATGATGAAGGCGTGGCGATGCTTGAGGATAACCTGTTCGCCAACAAGGAATGGCTGGAGGCAAATAGGGAGACAGCAGCCAAATTCGTGCGGGCTTCCCTGAAGGGCTGGGCGGATGCTATTGCAGATCCGGAAGCGGCAGTCGACAGTGTGATGAAGCTGGCGGAAGAAGGCAGTACGACCCGTGAGCACCAGCTGACCATGATGACCGAAGTGGCTAAGCTGATTCAGCCGGAGGGCTTTGATGCTTCCAAAATGGGATATACAGATGCTGCCGCATTCCAGCAGACTGCTGATATCGCCCTCAAATTCGGGGTGATCAAAGCAGCAGCTGATGTGAATGCAGCGTACACGAATGAAATCGTAGAAATGGCAGCGCAATAG
- a CDS encoding CoA-acylating methylmalonate-semialdehyde dehydrogenase, whose product MSLLAGQAVKVKNYVEGAWIESASGTEEEVFNPATGEVIAYVPISSRAELEVAVQAASKAYMSWKRVAVPRRARYFFQYQQLLVQHWNELAELITLENGKSLDEALGEVQRGIECVEFAAGIPTLMMGSQLPDIATGVESGMYRYPLGVIGGIAPFNFPMMVPCWMFPLAIACGNTFVLKPSERTPLLVNRLAELFAEAGFPPGVLNVVHGAREVVNGLLEHEEVKAVSFVGSQPVAEYVYRHGTAHGKRVQALAGAKNHSIVLPGADLDNAVKNIISAAFGSAGERCMACAVVAVHEAVADELVGRLAAAADGLKIGDGKEEGVFLGPVIRQSNKERTIAYIEAGLAEKAVLVRDGRKDAAAAGAGYFLGPTIFDHVTPGMTIWQDEIFAPLLSIVRVRDLAEAIAVTNQSPFANGACIYTDSAKAIREFREEIDAGMLGVNLGVPAPMAFFPFSGYKKSFYGDLHANGRDGVEFYTRKKMVTARY is encoded by the coding sequence ATGTCTCTGCTTGCAGGTCAGGCCGTGAAAGTGAAGAACTATGTGGAGGGTGCTTGGATAGAATCTGCCTCCGGAACTGAAGAGGAGGTGTTCAATCCGGCGACAGGTGAAGTGATTGCGTACGTGCCGATCTCCAGCCGTGCAGAGCTGGAGGTGGCCGTCCAGGCGGCTTCAAAGGCCTATATGTCTTGGAAAAGAGTGGCCGTTCCGCGCCGGGCCCGCTACTTCTTCCAGTACCAGCAGCTGCTGGTGCAGCACTGGAATGAGCTGGCGGAGCTGATTACACTGGAGAACGGCAAAAGCCTGGATGAAGCACTGGGTGAAGTGCAGCGCGGTATTGAATGTGTGGAATTCGCCGCTGGCATTCCGACGCTGATGATGGGCAGCCAGCTGCCGGATATTGCGACAGGCGTGGAGTCCGGGATGTACCGCTACCCGCTCGGCGTAATCGGCGGCATCGCCCCGTTCAATTTCCCGATGATGGTGCCCTGCTGGATGTTCCCGCTGGCCATTGCCTGCGGCAATACCTTTGTGCTGAAGCCGTCTGAACGGACGCCGCTCCTGGTGAACCGGCTGGCGGAGCTGTTCGCGGAGGCGGGCTTCCCGCCGGGAGTGCTGAATGTGGTACATGGAGCTCGTGAGGTAGTGAATGGCTTGCTTGAGCATGAAGAGGTGAAGGCGGTTTCGTTCGTCGGCTCGCAGCCGGTGGCGGAATATGTATACAGACACGGCACGGCGCACGGCAAGCGGGTTCAGGCGCTGGCCGGAGCCAAGAATCATTCGATTGTACTGCCGGGTGCGGATCTCGACAATGCGGTGAAAAATATTATTTCCGCCGCCTTCGGTTCCGCCGGAGAACGCTGCATGGCCTGTGCTGTGGTCGCTGTGCATGAAGCGGTCGCCGATGAACTGGTAGGCCGGCTGGCCGCAGCGGCCGACGGCCTGAAGATCGGCGACGGCAAGGAGGAAGGCGTGTTCCTCGGCCCGGTAATCCGCCAATCGAACAAGGAGCGGACGATAGCCTACATTGAGGCCGGGCTGGCTGAGAAGGCGGTGCTGGTGCGTGACGGCAGGAAGGACGCTGCAGCGGCGGGGGCCGGATATTTCCTCGGACCGACGATCTTTGACCATGTGACGCCGGGCATGACGATCTGGCAGGATGAGATCTTCGCACCGCTGCTGTCCATCGTCCGCGTTAGGGATCTGGCCGAGGCGATAGCGGTTACGAATCAGTCGCCCTTTGCCAACGGGGCCTGTATCTATACCGACAGCGCCAAAGCCATCCGTGAGTTCCGCGAGGAGATTGATGCCGGAATGCTGGGGGTTAACTTGGGCGTACCTGCGCCGATGGCCTTCTTCCCGTTCTCGGGCTATAAGAAGTCATTCTATGGGGATTTGCATGCTAATGGAAGGGACGGCGTTGAATTCTATACCCGCAAGAAAATGGTTACGGCACGTTATTGA